Part of the Falco biarmicus isolate bFalBia1 chromosome 4, bFalBia1.pri, whole genome shotgun sequence genome, CTGTGCAAACAGCAGTCCAGCTCTGTGCCTTGCCCTCGGAGGGAAAATGAAGATGTCTTGAATCTAAAACTCTGGTTTCCTGACTCTGgttcttttttgctttaatgtaTCTGATTCGGTCTCCCCAGAGAGGACGTTTTAGTTGTCTTATTGTGGAGTCAGGGTCGCGAGCATAAACAGCTGATAGCAGATCACtgtggctggggtgggaaggaggattTGGAGAGGTTAAGCTATAGGGTCACCTTTTCCCCCTCTATTGTTCGGACTTCCTCTTATCATGATCTCCCCATCTGACCTTTGATCCATTGCCTGCAGGAAGCCTACAGGCTGATTTATCGCACCTACCTCAATGAAGGCTTCTGGAGTCTCTGGCGAGGGAACTCAGCCACCATGGTCCGTGTGATCCCTTACGCTGCCATTCAGTTCTGCGCGCACGAAGAGTACAAGCAGCTCCTGGGGAGTTACTACGGCTTCCAGGGAAAGTAAGATGCAGTGTGGCTTTGGTCCTTGCAGAGGAGGACAGAGCAGTTTGTGGGACCAGAGATGTAGGGAGGGAGCACGTTTCCCTGCGTTGTGCAGGCCTGCTGAGTTGAGAGCTCCGTGGGTACCGAGGTGTGCTGGCCCCTCTCATGATGCCTAGGCAGAACGGGATGGGCGAGGGGGCTGAGCAAAGGGCCGGGCTCCTCATCTTGCACAGGGGAAAGCTTTGTGAGAAGGTGACCCTATCTTCTAGAGGCGTGAGCAAGAAGTGGCCTAGACACTGAGTTAGCGCTTCCCTGTGCCGAGAGCGGGCAGGCAAAACAAAGAGCTTTTCTTTGCAGGAGAAGCAACAAGATCCAGCCTTGCGCTGTTACCTGAGCCATGCGCGTGGCCTGAGCCTCTTGCTCTTGGGCATGTAGAGTCTGAGACACCCCCAGTCAGCCTTGCTGCCCTCGACAGAGGTTTTCTCAAAGCCTCCTCCTTGAACGGCTGTGGCAAACCACAGCTGCTCcaacccccacccacccacctctCTTCAGTacacaggcagggaagggatTCGGTAGCAGATAGAGTAGAGCCATGCTCAAAAGCCACGTAGTATTTCCATCTCCAGGTGATCTGTTTGGTCTCTTCTCTCACCTTACTTTAGAGCGCTGACACCCTTTCCTCGATTCATTGCTGGCTCTCTGGCAGGCACAACGGCTGCCATGTTAACCTACCCCTTGGATATGGTCCGTGCTCGAATGGCTGTCACGCCGAAGGAGATGTAAGTGCCTAACAAAAGCAAGTACAAGCACCCCGAACAAACACAGAACTTTCTTTTTAAGGTCAGATGATTTTGTTCCCATTTTCTGGGTCACTTCTTGCTCGGAGCCTTTGGTGTAATAAACCTCTTACTGCTGGGGTCTGAGCACTGATTAAATGACCAGAGCCCTGGTCAGTCCAGGGGCTGGAAGGAGATCGATACTGAAAGACCTCACTAGTAAAACCTGCGTGTTGGTTCTTGAGGAGGCCAGCTGGCACGGTGCCTCCGCGAGAGATGGAACAGCCAGGATAGCATGTGGCGATAGGGCTGTAGGAGAGCTGGTGACTGGCTTCTCCGGACTGAAATCCCTTCTGAGCTGTTTGCTGAGCTCAGAGCCCAAATAATTAACTGTTGATCCTTCAGAAAGTCCTGTTGGAATTATTACTGGTGTGTGCAGTCACTAACCAGCGCAGATTTGGTTTTCCTGTGTCCGCATGCTAGGTACAGCAATATTGTTCACGTCTTCATACGAATATCCCGAGAGGAAGGATTGAAGACATTGTATAGGGGATTTACGCCAACCATCCTTGGAGTGATTCCATATGCTGGGCTTAGCTTCTTCACCTATGAGACGCTGAAGAAACTGCATGCAGGTAAAGGCAACTTGGTTTGCTTTCGAATGAAACGGTGTAGGCTTTTGGCCGGTTCCAGATGTTTGAATTCAGCGGTACAAGTCCTTTGCCTGGCCTTGAAGCCAATTGCAAAGTTCTGTGCTGGTGGAGCCTGTGCCTCTGTCTCTCTGATTCCAGGCTATGACGAAGGCAAGCCGCAGATAAGCAGTATCTCAGTCTTGCAGAGGAACAAGGGGGTGCAAGTCCTGGGTGCAGAAGGGCTGGGTTACATACCGAGTCAGCTAACAACCAAATTGGGTACAAAATCTCAGGAGCTCAGGCACTCAGCACTCCCTTTGGTTCTCTGCCCACTTGCCCTGAGTCACGTGTTTATGATGAGAAGCTTTCTGCCCTCTGCTACTTTCTCTTTCCCAGATCACAGTGGGAAATTGCAGCCATCCCCTCCGGAGCGGCTTTTGTTTGGTGCCTGTGCAGGCTTGATCGGCCAGTCAGCCTCTTACCCCCTGGATGTGGTTCGCCGACGCATGCAGACAGCGGGGGTTATGGGACACACGTACAGTTCCATCCTTCTCACCATGCAGGAGATTATAAGAGAAGAGGGACTAATCCGTGGCTTGTACAAAGGACTCAGCATGAACTGGGTCAAAGGTCCGATTGCAGTGGGAATAAGCTTCACAACCTTTGACCTGACGCAGATCCTTCTCCGTAAATTACAGCACAGCACTAATGTTGAAAGGTAGTAGCTTAATCCCCACAGCCCTTGCTGGGGAAAAGTACAACAACGTGTAGAAAGAGCAATGCTAGCGTCCCCTCACATTGTACATGCTCTCCTGCAGCTGAGAACtttgtttgttctgttgttgtaatttttttcttttgaatgagCCTCTGAGTTTTATGGAAACCTCGACCTGAAACTAACTCTTTCCTGAACAAAATTCTTACGGTTCTGCAGAACTGAGTCCTCTAAAGCAGCTGCCTCACCCTTCTGTTTTACTCTTTGATACCGGGAGTGGAGCCTCTCAAACAAAcacgtgctgctgctggctcctcaCCTGGGCTCTGTGGGCAGATGAAGCGGTGGATGATGAAAGAGAGGACTCGGTGCTGTTGGAATGAACCCCTGGATCTGGGAAGTGACTGCTGCTCCTGGTAGGCAGTTTTGAGTTACTGAACATGTGTTAGCTGGAGGCAGCGTGCCAAGTGCAATATTCCATTTAGTCTGTCGGGAGTTGCAGATTCCTCTGACCTGTAAGCATCCGTCTCCATAAAACAGGACGCAACAGGATTTAACAGGTCCAGGTCACTCCTTTTGTTCTGGAAGTTGAATGTGAGCTCCGGCTAGAAATGCTGCCCTTTTCCCAACGTTCTTCTCGTTTCTGGGTTGAGTTGCGTAAAATCTCGCTTGCTTGCAATGTTCCTCTGAGATTACCAAAGACTGTAGACAGCAGGGGAGGAAAGTTCTGAGCAGTTTTGCAAATCCAATTCTCATGTTTGTTGTCAGTGTTActgagcaggggctgtgcccggATTCACGAACAGGATTGAATTGAACTGCAGAGATGCTTTCGGGCTCCCCGAACCCTTCCATTGTTGTCACGGTCTTCAAGGCAGCGTTTTTGGGGGGATTTGGCAGGCTGTAGCGTTGATGCACTAGAAAAGGAGGCGTCGCGTAAAGTTGAAGCAGTTTTATCCTTCAGTATTATTGTCGCTGCTTTCTGCACAATGTGAGAACAAACGTCCCGCAGGTGCACGCGTGACACAAGCGGCGCCATCCTGCAAGGCATGTTCGCGTCTGGTGGATACAGCCTAGTAGTTGACTCAAGCTTCTGGCCCTGCTTCGGAACAACTTGGTTGTCCTTTGGTGCCTGCTGTGTAGGTTGTGTCACCTCTGTTTATTAGTCCACACCTAAGCCTACTTGCTTTTATTCCTAGAGTTCTTCTGGACCGACTGGGTCCTTGGGAGAATGGGCAGCACAGCTGGTATGGACCCTGCAGAAATTATATCTAGTGCCAATCATTTCTAGTTGCAAGTTGAAAATGAATGGGGAAGCACCTTTCAGCGTTTCTGTTTCAAGTGGGTTTTCAGGGAAAAGGAGATTTGAGGGTGGTTTCGGTTTATGTTCCATTCCTCTGTTAAATTGGGAGTGCAAGAGAGGTCAGAGAAGCTTGAGAGTTCTCTGAGATTCGGATTACATAAACCAAGATTAAAAATCCCTTTCCAGCTGATATAGTCTGTAAtgtatgaaaggaaaataaggtaTAATTTAAAAGCTGTCCTTTCCTGGTGTACGTAGTTTAGCCGTTGTAGTTCGAGCTTTGTGTCATGGCTTTGTTAATGGGAATGGAGGGAATTGCACAATTGGTAGAAAtagctttctcctttcttttgtctttgcaCTTGTTCTTTGGAGCATAACTTGCTTCTAATGCCAAATATTTCCCTAGGAATTGAGCACCTACACTTCCATTTTGTGGACACGGCAGAGAGCCAGCGTACTGAAGTATTAGCATGCGTGTTGTTCCCGGAACACGTGCGATACTGTCATGGTTGTGGCTGGGCGGGGTATTAACCTCAGTAATTTCTGCCTCCAAGCCCACAAATGATGATTTCCGTTGTGAAACTTGACTGCAGTTGCCGATTTACCTTGTAATTAAAGCAATGTTAGGTGGTGGTGTTTGAAGAGTCTTTAGAAACGATAGCCATGAGTTCTCTATATTTTTTGCTCCATTGCTAATGGAAGATGATCAGTTGTTCTCTTCGTTGGGGTGAAATTCTGTTGAGTCCTTTGCGAGagctctgatttcttttctccaaTGGAGAAGCCAATTACTTCTGCTCTTGTCTTTATCCCGTCTGGCCCAGTGAGGAAATACGAAGCCAGTTGCATCCTACCACTGGGGTgaggtgcagagcagcagctagGTGTGCCCGCAGCCGACGGCGCGGACCTGACCGTGCGTACAATGCGTAGCAAGTTCTCTTGCAGCTTGAAGGGTGCCGGTTCAGAGCGCGGCCCTTTCTGCACAGCCGGTGGGTACTACCTGAGGATGGTCTCCCTGGCTCCATAGCACGGTAGGTCCTCTCGGAGGCGAGCACAGCAGAGCTTGTCTTACGAGGTGCTGAGCATTGCTGAACCCCTGTGGCAACGGAGGTGGCTTGATGCCTCCTGGGTCCCAACTGGGAAGGGATTTACACTGGATATGACTAACCGCTTGGTTGGGACCGAACGGGAGGGCACAGGGTGCCGTCTGCCGTGTCAGGGGTGCAGCTGGTATAGTACCTGGACAAGGAGAAGTCTGTGGAGGAGGCAGCTTCTGGCTGGCTGGCCCTGGCATCGCCCACCGTGCAGCCAGAGCCTGGCAACTCCGAGGTGAGAAACAGGACCTGAAGCACAGCCAGACTTGGAAGCACTGGGCTCAGATAAGTTGTTCCTTAATTAGCAGCTGTACCTGATTATAATTCAGTGGAGTTTTAACCAAACACGTTTTTCCAAGTTTTGCAGGCTGAGTGTTTGTTCAGAGACAGATCTTTGAATTCAGTCTGTAATGGTTTtggtgcttttgtttcttggaCAAAAGTGTTCAGAGTAACTATGTGTTACTGCTTTGGGTTggtttaaatagctttttttctttttttcttctctggtttgaatgtagaaaaggagaaaacagagtgttctcttcccttctcttaaTCCTTGCATGAATTGAGGCATGTTCCAGATCTCTCTGCTGCCTGGAATGAGTGCCCAAGGAGTTTGGGCACACTGGTTTGGAAAGGGAGGGTGTCTGTGTGCTGGCCAGGAAGGTCTGTTGCCTTTAGCTCTGAGAACAGAGACAAGTCTAACAGGAATATTCTCTAGtcctttatttctttagaaCTTCTTTACTACCACAGATTCTcctatttttcatcttattCTTCTCAGAttccttgcttttatttttaagtcattGTTCCTTAATGCGTTACCGCCAAACATTAATTTGtgcttcccccccacccttgtctgctctccctcccttcctgctTCTGCACCTTTAGTCCTGCACTAGCACTTCGAGAAAATCGGGTCCGATGAAATGCATTCAGAATTACAAACCCGCAGCTTTGAGAGCGATACCCAACCAGGCATCCCACTCACAGGCGGGGATGCTTATGGCATGGGGCAAGAACTTAAAGGCATTAGGTGATGGGGCAGAAGGGTTTTTGAAAGGTTCTTGAACTACTTGTCCAGCCTAGCGCCGTCGCTTCTCCTAGCTCCTTTTCTTCCCAAGCTGTGAAACGCTGCTGCTTCTCGCCGTTCCCTCTTTGGGCACCTCCGCGTGATGCCTGCTCTCTCCGTGGAAGTGGCTGCTGGCTTGGGCAGGTGGTTCTGGGAGAGCTGGTCCTTCTGGGATGCTCAGTTAGGGGACTTGCACGTGAAAGGTGGGATCTGAGCTGGCGTCTTGCAAACCTGTTTGCAAACAGGCCTCTGCCAGTTccccgggaaggtgccagtggTTGGCAGGACTGTGGTGGAAGGATCAGGAGAGGGGTCCCAGGCTCCTGAGGCATGAAATCCCTGGAAGCCCTGGGGTGGGATCAGGAGAGGGGTCCCTGGAAGTCCTGGGGTGGGCATCGGTACTCCACGGGAGCTCTCCGAAAGCAGTTTTGTAGCTTCTGTGGGAAAACAGCGGTACTTCTGGTAACTTCTTGCCACCGTCCACCTGGAAGGATGCGAGCACTGTTGTCTTTTTAcacaaaaagcagatgaaaggaAACCTTGAGCAGAAGCACTGTGGCAACCCCGAGCGAGTGTGGTGCCAGGCCTGGgcgggcaggaggggaaggaatgCGGTGTGGAATACTTCCCATGCCCTTCTCCCAGTGCCTGACTGGGTGCTTGGACCCTGCAGGGAGCCCAGGGTGCGCTACGGACCCCCCCTACCTGGActgggccagaggaggaggtggcctTCCTACAAACcagcctttttttattattatttttaattgtaggGGCTGATTCCTCCCGCTACCCCCGTCTCCCCCGTAAATGCCGTGTGCTGCAGGGTTTCCCAGCACTGTTCACTGCCTGTGTGGTCTATGCATATATTAGCACAAACACTGTTAAATGCCTTTTGTCCAGACGTGTCCTCACCATcgatgtgtgtgtgtatgcgtgtgtgtCAGTTTGGAACTGCTTTTCTTGGATCTGGAGTTCTATTTTATTGCAGTGAAGACACTTTGTTATATaatgtttatatattttaagatttgtGCCAAGAGAGGatgtatatttaataaaaaatataattgactTTGCAGGCTCTCTGAGGGTGTCTCCTGTTCTACGTTGCTCATAAGAGAGGGGGGTCTGGCACATCCGGATGGGTTTATCGAGGGGCTAAATatgggggaggtgggggctgTGGCTTGGGGGGTGCCTTTTGTGGGGCTCACGGTGCCCCCAACCACTGTGCACGGGTCATCGCTTGGAGCTTGGCGTAGATGTTGGGAGAAGCTTGAAGGATGGCAAGCAAACTGGGGCTGGCTGGAAGTCTGTGGTCCCTCCGGAGGCGGGCAGCGTTGTCCCCGTCCCCAGCGCCGCACTGGGGGACAGGGACGGGTGTGCAATGGCAGCAGGTGGCACTGTCGGCTCAGGCATGGCCCGGCAGCTTCCCCGAAGTTGGGgacccccagctgctgctccgcTCTTGGGGCTCTCGGCGCTTGCAGCTGCGATCCTGGTCTGGTGCGGATGCGATGCTGCGATGCCCTGCAAGGTGGGAAGGTCTCAGCAGCGAGGACAGGGCCAGTGCAGTGACCCCCCCTGTAGCCCACTACGGGCACGCTGGGGCGGAGCTGATGTCCTGGCTGTACCCCAAGGGAAACTGAGGCCCAGAGGCTGAGACTTGCACTAAACCTTG contains:
- the SLC25A42 gene encoding mitochondrial coenzyme A transporter SLC25A42 isoform X2 — protein: MGNGVREGQVDFKQQDVEPVTSTRLPSEDNQEKKKVLNSLMSGALAGAVAKTAVAPLDRTKIMFQVSSKRFSAKEAYRLIYRTYLNEGFWSLWRGNSATMVRVIPYAAIQFCAHEEYKQLLGSYYGFQGKYSNIVHVFIRISREEGLKTLYRGFTPTILGVIPYAGLSFFTYETLKKLHADHSGKLQPSPPERLLFGACAGLIGQSASYPLDVVRRRMQTAGVMGHTYSSILLTMQEIIREEGLIRGLYKGLSMNWVKGPIAVGISFTTFDLTQILLRKLQHSTNVER
- the SLC25A42 gene encoding mitochondrial coenzyme A transporter SLC25A42 isoform X1; this encodes MGNGVREGQVDFKQQDVEPVTSTRLPSEDNQEKKKVLNSLMSGALAGAVAKTAVAPLDRTKIMFQVSSKRFSAKEAYRLIYRTYLNEGFWSLWRGNSATMVRVIPYAAIQFCAHEEYKQLLGSYYGFQGKALTPFPRFIAGSLAGTTAAMLTYPLDMVRARMAVTPKEMYSNIVHVFIRISREEGLKTLYRGFTPTILGVIPYAGLSFFTYETLKKLHADHSGKLQPSPPERLLFGACAGLIGQSASYPLDVVRRRMQTAGVMGHTYSSILLTMQEIIREEGLIRGLYKGLSMNWVKGPIAVGISFTTFDLTQILLRKLQHSTNVER